One Methylophaga marina DNA window includes the following coding sequences:
- a CDS encoding HlyD family secretion protein, with the protein MLRLRNLILLLIVVAVAAASYYWKSEQELSLPTGFAAGNSRIEATEVDVATKTAGKVEQIEVNEGDWVTQGQVLAVMDTEQAEANLAVANANLNKANESKKYAQAILAQRRSEVTLARKELERTQVLVKKGHLSQEVMDQKETQKATAQATMQAASVQVAEAQAAIEAAKAEVTKAQVVIADSQLTTPRNGRVLYRLAEPGEVLPAGGKVITLIDVSDVYMYLFLPTDQAGQTRVGAEVRIVLDAYPNVSIPAHVSFVAPQAQFTPKSVETEEEREKLMFRVKVKIEEDILRKYAEQVKTGVPGVAYIKLDDNAQWPEKVPPLATY; encoded by the coding sequence ATGCTGCGACTACGAAATTTGATTTTATTACTGATAGTGGTTGCCGTCGCTGCGGCCAGCTATTACTGGAAGTCTGAACAAGAGTTGAGTTTACCCACTGGCTTTGCTGCTGGAAATAGCCGAATTGAAGCGACCGAAGTTGATGTGGCGACAAAAACGGCGGGTAAAGTTGAACAAATTGAGGTGAATGAAGGCGATTGGGTCACCCAAGGTCAAGTTCTGGCCGTGATGGATACCGAACAAGCTGAGGCGAATCTGGCAGTAGCTAATGCGAATCTGAATAAAGCGAATGAATCCAAAAAATACGCACAGGCTATTTTGGCGCAGCGACGCAGTGAAGTAACGCTAGCAAGAAAAGAACTTGAACGGACTCAGGTCTTGGTCAAAAAAGGTCACCTGAGTCAGGAAGTGATGGATCAGAAAGAAACACAAAAAGCGACGGCTCAAGCGACCATGCAAGCTGCATCGGTACAAGTTGCCGAAGCTCAAGCAGCAATTGAAGCAGCTAAGGCCGAGGTGACAAAAGCACAAGTGGTGATTGCTGACAGCCAACTCACCACACCTCGTAACGGTCGAGTGCTTTATCGCTTGGCTGAGCCGGGTGAAGTTCTGCCTGCTGGTGGTAAAGTCATTACGCTGATTGATGTCAGTGATGTTTATATGTATCTGTTTTTACCTACAGACCAAGCAGGACAAACCCGTGTAGGAGCAGAAGTAAGAATTGTCCTGGATGCCTATCCCAATGTATCTATTCCGGCTCATGTGTCTTTTGTCGCACCACAAGCGCAGTTTACCCCCAAGTCTGTTGAGACAGAGGAAGAACGTGAAAAGCTGATGTTTCGGGTGAAAGTCAAAATTGAAGAAGACATTCTAAGGAAATATGCAGAGCAGGTGAAAACCGGGGTTCCCGGTGTGGCGTATATCAAGCTGGATGACAATGCACAGTGGCCAGAAAAAGTGCCACCTCTCGCCACTTACTAA